One region of Rhodocaloribacter litoris genomic DNA includes:
- a CDS encoding DUF5060 domain-containing protein: MVWGCGTPNPGSGVVSGFDRTGTLWAPYLEWEVENPSYSGNPFDLVATVTFTHSASGATHTTEMFYDGGDTWKWRFTGTEIGTWTFESASADAELDGLSGTVTINPNPDTEAYGFVTEYESATHTKWARQKGNDGEIETFVPQFVMYEAPDYIYRHREAIDEDIRVFLQEHGFTGFHVPVLCHWFELGTERCRSIDAEDPDPDPRTFEALELLITKTHAAGGVVHLWMWGDESRTQTPARWGLNGQADRRLQRYIAARLGPLPGWTMGYGFDLWEWVDGATLDAWHDYLHAHFGWPHLLGARSHKNRLTQLSEKLDYASYEQHRPDYPLYLETIRARPDKPAFSEDRFRIRDGAPFREKDYSMEDTRRGLWHSTLAGGVANIWGNLAGIPDQGLWYRVRRLFGRRTGSRPYPRPDWIRTYATFWKERFLPDMEPCPELAEYCLGDPREGMYVVYVEEAGEVVLGLHAMPDTTAFRVVYVDTRQPYEEQGFCRMVTGRVAGVSFPHVSDWAVALEHSGQDDPLCERFMGK; encoded by the coding sequence ATGGTGTGGGGTTGTGGTACGCCGAATCCGGGGTCTGGTGTCGTATCCGGCTTCGACCGTACGGGCACACTGTGGGCGCCGTACCTGGAGTGGGAGGTGGAGAACCCGAGCTACAGCGGCAACCCGTTCGACCTGGTCGCCACGGTCACCTTCACGCACAGCGCCAGCGGGGCCACGCACACGACGGAGATGTTCTACGACGGGGGCGACACGTGGAAGTGGCGTTTCACGGGGACGGAGATCGGCACGTGGACGTTCGAGAGTGCGAGTGCGGATGCGGAGCTGGACGGGCTTTCGGGCACGGTGACGATCAATCCGAACCCGGATACGGAGGCGTACGGGTTCGTGACGGAGTACGAGTCGGCCACGCATACGAAGTGGGCGCGGCAGAAGGGGAACGACGGGGAGATCGAGACCTTCGTTCCACAGTTCGTCATGTACGAGGCGCCGGATTATATCTACCGGCATCGGGAGGCCATCGACGAAGACATCCGCGTATTTCTTCAGGAGCACGGGTTCACGGGCTTTCACGTTCCCGTCTTATGTCACTGGTTTGAGCTGGGGACCGAGCGCTGCCGTTCGATTGATGCAGAAGACCCGGATCCGGACCCGCGCACGTTCGAGGCGCTGGAGTTGCTGATCACGAAGACCCACGCGGCCGGCGGGGTCGTGCATCTCTGGATGTGGGGCGATGAATCCCGAACCCAGACGCCGGCACGCTGGGGCCTCAACGGCCAGGCGGACCGTCGCCTGCAGCGCTACATTGCGGCGCGGCTGGGGCCGCTGCCCGGGTGGACCATGGGCTATGGCTTCGATCTCTGGGAGTGGGTCGACGGCGCGACCCTAGATGCCTGGCACGACTACCTCCATGCCCATTTCGGATGGCCGCACCTGCTGGGGGCAAGGTCGCACAAGAACAGGCTCACCCAGCTGAGCGAAAAGCTCGACTATGCCTCCTACGAACAGCACCGGCCGGATTATCCGCTTTATCTGGAGACGATCCGGGCACGCCCCGATAAGCCGGCCTTCTCAGAGGATCGCTTTCGCATACGCGACGGGGCACCTTTCCGCGAGAAGGATTATTCGATGGAGGATACACGGCGCGGCCTCTGGCATTCCACCCTGGCCGGCGGGGTCGCCAACATCTGGGGCAACCTGGCCGGTATCCCGGACCAGGGCCTCTGGTACCGGGTGCGTCGTCTCTTCGGGCGTCGTACCGGCTCGCGCCCGTATCCACGTCCGGACTGGATCAGGACGTATGCGACGTTCTGGAAAGAGCGTTTCCTGCCGGATATGGAGCCCTGTCCCGAACTCGCTGAGTATTGTCTGGGAGATCCCAGAGAAGGCATGTACGTGGTCTATGTAGAAGAGGCAGGAGAGGTGGTTCTAGGTCTCCATGCCATGCCGGACACCACCGCCTTTCGGGTGGTATACGTCGATACGCGGCAACCTTATGAAGAACAGGGATTTTGCAGGATGGTGACGGGGCGTGTGGCCGGGGTTTCCTTTCCCCACGTTTCCGACTGGGCCGTGGCACTGGAGCATTCCGGGCAGGATGACCCGCTCTGTGAGCGCTTCATGGGGAAATGA
- a CDS encoding sulfotransferase family protein — protein sequence MIHSLFPLDVYMNQPHLHTSSRAVSGDVSEAPFFIVGCSRSGSTLLQALIDAHPRITIPPESQLYLRFADIFHCYGDLRIPAKRRRFIRDLLADAQIRMWGLSLTVDQVESELKVYSRAEIVSVLFQYYARSRGASRWGDKTPEHVRYLSLINTDFPNALFIHLVRDGRDVAEAMRRMVYGPVSAIGLGRMWRDEVLAWKTAKDCIDSSRILQIRYEDLVVDTQNVLECIFDFLGESYIDTTNRYQASALSQTYTKQPWHSSLTTGIRADKIQIYKKRFTPREIELIEYEAGNALENFGYVREYINPKSPSFVERCVAWILDRTVRRVRKLFHPYVIAWDLQYRLRKLKYRLLCRIL from the coding sequence ATGATTCACAGTCTGTTTCCGCTTGATGTATATATGAATCAGCCGCATTTACATACATCTTCTCGCGCTGTGTCAGGCGATGTTTCAGAGGCGCCGTTTTTTATCGTTGGCTGTAGCCGATCTGGATCAACTTTGCTGCAGGCACTGATTGATGCGCATCCGCGCATTACTATTCCTCCGGAAAGTCAGTTATATCTTAGATTTGCTGATATTTTTCATTGTTACGGGGATTTACGCATACCTGCGAAAAGGCGTCGCTTTATACGGGATCTGCTTGCAGATGCACAGATTCGAATGTGGGGATTGTCTCTGACCGTAGATCAGGTGGAATCTGAGTTGAAGGTCTATTCTCGTGCAGAAATAGTTTCGGTTCTGTTTCAATATTATGCGCGAAGTAGAGGGGCGTCACGATGGGGTGATAAAACCCCTGAACATGTTCGCTATCTATCTCTTATAAATACTGATTTTCCTAATGCTCTATTTATTCATCTCGTGCGCGACGGACGTGATGTTGCAGAAGCAATGAGGCGTATGGTCTATGGGCCGGTTTCCGCTATTGGTCTAGGTAGAATGTGGCGGGATGAAGTGCTGGCATGGAAGACGGCAAAAGATTGTATTGATTCAAGTAGAATCTTGCAAATTCGTTACGAAGATCTTGTTGTAGATACACAGAATGTTTTGGAGTGTATTTTTGATTTTCTTGGCGAATCATACATTGATACCACAAATCGTTATCAGGCTTCTGCACTTAGCCAGACATACACGAAACAACCCTGGCATTCGTCGCTCACTACCGGAATTCGAGCAGATAAGATACAGATATACAAGAAGCGATTTACACCTAGAGAAATTGAGCTCATTGAGTATGAGGCAGGAAATGCGTTGGAAAATTTTGGCTATGTACGTGAGTATATAAATCCTAAAAGCCCCTCTTTTGTTGAACGGTGTGTGGCATGGATTTTGGACAGAACCGTTCGCCGCGTACGCAAGCTGTTTCACCCATATGTGATTGCTTGGGATCTTCAGTATAGATTGCGTAAACTTAAATATCGTTTGCTCTGTAGGATATTGTGA
- a CDS encoding lysylphosphatidylglycerol synthase transmembrane domain-containing protein, with product MRPAAKLLVRFAVSLGLLVFLYSRLDWAQVWDMLGRAELVYLPVLILIMMASRVWMAWKWRMLLRAIAPAPGLYDAVRVYYMSSFQGLLLPLGGLGPDLVRYVHLRFSGASPQAVAASIVLERLVGLLATLTVTAVSIGLLLLQLDVSLVPVESGIVWGGTLFAFVLGALLFCKPLQRWLYGCLKHGRPFRQFSRFQSFIDTLKQYQVQQRIILINYGLSAAEQLFPVLSFYLGFRMFHVPVPFIMCLAVLPLGMLLQRLPIGYAGIGIREGALVFLFGLLGISYADVLVVSTMMFVFFLFSLLPGVVWSVKATPAQVEDDSQSVSA from the coding sequence GTGAGGCCGGCTGCTAAACTGCTGGTTCGTTTCGCGGTCAGCCTCGGGTTGCTGGTATTTCTGTACAGTCGACTCGACTGGGCGCAGGTCTGGGACATGCTTGGGCGAGCCGAACTCGTCTACTTGCCTGTTCTGATCCTGATCATGATGGCCAGTCGAGTCTGGATGGCGTGGAAGTGGCGGATGCTGCTACGAGCCATTGCTCCGGCACCGGGGTTGTACGATGCGGTAAGGGTCTATTACATGAGTAGTTTTCAAGGGTTGTTGCTGCCTTTGGGTGGTCTTGGCCCCGATCTGGTCCGATATGTCCACCTGCGTTTCTCGGGAGCTTCACCACAGGCCGTAGCGGCTTCTATTGTTCTGGAACGTCTGGTCGGACTACTGGCTACCCTGACCGTCACAGCGGTTTCCATAGGGCTACTTCTGTTGCAACTTGACGTTTCTCTCGTTCCAGTGGAGAGCGGAATCGTATGGGGAGGGACATTATTTGCCTTTGTACTGGGAGCCCTGTTATTCTGTAAACCCTTGCAGCGGTGGTTATACGGTTGCCTGAAACATGGTCGTCCGTTCAGACAATTCAGCCGGTTCCAAAGCTTCATCGATACATTGAAGCAGTACCAGGTTCAGCAGCGCATTATTTTGATCAACTATGGCCTGTCAGCTGCAGAACAACTTTTTCCCGTACTGTCGTTCTATCTGGGCTTTCGAATGTTTCATGTGCCTGTTCCCTTCATAATGTGCTTGGCGGTACTTCCTCTTGGTATGTTGCTGCAGCGGCTTCCCATTGGCTATGCCGGCATCGGTATTCGAGAGGGGGCACTGGTATTTTTGTTTGGTTTGCTCGGAATATCCTATGCGGATGTCCTGGTCGTCAGCACGATGATGTTTGTTTTTTTCCTGTTTTCTCTTTTGCCAGGAGTTGTTTGGAGTGTAAAAGCAACACCCGCGCAGGTGGAGGATGATTCACAGTCTGTTTCCGCTTGA
- a CDS encoding polysaccharide deacetylase family protein has translation MDFTFVDQFRHELDSLLRGYPDFVYARKPEPLRGYVPVFVYHTVDPHAFEADLQFLGENGYSTVGMEELVAFLEGRQVLPDKHVVLTFDDARSSFWRYGFPLLQRYQMKGVLFVIAGLTLDAPDVRSNLRDVWEGRATLSDIERLDAEDTTLCTWPELREMYRSGWVEIESHSLFHREVFCDTRVMGILGPESSYVPYQTSVTAYLGLDDVGRGIQPSRYYGLPLFRTTSLFRGTSFWKLDIERLAARSPVHPGDDLRAIMRYQDLTATERCIERDVIRARELLQSRVDQRAGRHFCLPYTLGSALSTRVLRRLEVPSCVWGIIPGQVYNAPGIDPLRICRLKADFIWRLPGVGRRSLTQVYRGKLRRRLEGGRVY, from the coding sequence ATGGATTTCACGTTCGTTGATCAGTTTCGGCATGAACTGGATTCCCTGTTACGCGGGTATCCTGATTTCGTATACGCGCGAAAACCGGAGCCTCTGCGGGGATACGTCCCGGTGTTTGTCTATCACACGGTGGATCCCCATGCCTTCGAAGCCGATCTGCAGTTTCTCGGCGAGAATGGTTACAGTACGGTGGGAATGGAGGAGCTGGTTGCTTTTCTGGAGGGGCGGCAGGTACTGCCGGACAAGCATGTCGTGCTGACGTTCGATGACGCGCGGTCCAGTTTTTGGCGTTACGGCTTCCCGTTACTGCAGCGTTATCAGATGAAGGGCGTGCTGTTCGTGATTGCGGGTCTGACGCTGGATGCACCGGATGTTCGAAGTAATTTGCGGGACGTGTGGGAAGGGCGCGCCACCCTGTCGGATATCGAACGCCTGGATGCGGAGGACACGACCCTGTGTACCTGGCCCGAACTCCGGGAAATGTACCGCTCCGGATGGGTGGAGATCGAATCGCATTCGCTGTTTCATCGGGAAGTGTTTTGTGATACCCGCGTCATGGGGATTCTGGGACCGGAAAGCAGTTACGTGCCTTATCAAACCTCGGTGACGGCCTATCTCGGGTTGGACGATGTCGGGCGGGGTATTCAACCGTCCCGTTACTACGGGTTGCCACTTTTCCGGACGACGTCCCTGTTTCGCGGAACCTCATTCTGGAAGCTGGACATTGAACGTCTGGCAGCGCGGTCCCCGGTTCATCCGGGTGATGATCTGCGTGCCATTATGCGCTACCAGGACCTGACCGCGACGGAGCGTTGTATCGAACGAGATGTCATCAGAGCACGCGAACTGCTTCAGAGTCGGGTGGATCAGCGTGCCGGTCGTCATTTTTGTTTGCCTTATACGCTGGGCAGTGCCCTCAGCACGCGGGTGCTGCGTCGTCTGGAAGTTCCCAGTTGTGTGTGGGGGATCATCCCCGGACAGGTCTATAATGCACCCGGCATAGATCCGCTGCGGATATGCCGCCTCAAGGCGGACTTTATCTGGCGTCTTCCCGGAGTAGGACGTCGGTCCTTGACACAGGTTTATCGAGGAAAGCTCAGGCGACGATTGGAGGGGGGACGGGTCTATTGA
- a CDS encoding glycosyltransferase: MRELSVVIVNYNGRSTLLETIRSLQGQEGVRPHIVVVDDGSSDGSVEMVRAAFPEVRIHREPRNTRQVNRLRNLGLNLAHTDRVFLTDNDVVFEPDALLRLLEVMEVDDRVAICIPRLMYLEEPARVYQAGTRVHYCGATEAMGRDRIAGQLENRPRVAIGGGIALIDRKKLWEVGGFDEGYELAWGDDGELHQRFLLAGYLSMVVPAAVGYHEYKPFGRARHYRASGQVYNRWRFITTHYAVRTLLVIAPALVLFEVVQCGFFLMRGIPHLYLKGTWKALRHLPQFVRRRREIQALREVADRDVLSGGPLYVRPAGGGLGRLVAFGVRIVSRLLSYYWRLVRPLLAKRTVKIHVPT, from the coding sequence ATGCGGGAGCTGTCCGTTGTCATCGTCAACTACAATGGCCGGTCGACCCTGCTGGAGACGATTCGTTCACTTCAGGGGCAAGAGGGAGTCCGGCCGCACATCGTGGTGGTGGATGATGGGTCTTCCGACGGAAGTGTGGAGATGGTGCGGGCGGCATTTCCCGAGGTTCGGATCCACCGGGAGCCAAGGAACACCCGTCAGGTGAACCGGCTGCGTAACCTGGGGCTCAACCTGGCTCATACCGACCGTGTTTTCTTGACGGACAATGACGTTGTGTTCGAGCCGGATGCCTTGCTGCGTCTGCTGGAGGTGATGGAAGTTGACGACCGTGTGGCGATATGCATTCCCCGTCTGATGTATCTTGAGGAGCCAGCCCGTGTATATCAGGCCGGCACGCGGGTCCATTATTGTGGCGCTACGGAAGCCATGGGACGCGACCGGATCGCCGGGCAACTCGAGAACAGACCGAGGGTAGCCATCGGGGGGGGAATTGCACTGATAGACAGGAAGAAGCTGTGGGAAGTCGGGGGGTTCGATGAGGGTTATGAACTGGCCTGGGGGGATGACGGTGAATTGCACCAGCGCTTTTTACTCGCAGGTTATCTGAGTATGGTGGTGCCTGCGGCGGTGGGTTATCATGAGTACAAGCCCTTCGGCCGGGCACGTCATTATCGGGCCAGCGGGCAGGTCTACAATCGGTGGCGGTTCATCACCACGCACTACGCCGTGCGTACCCTGCTGGTGATCGCCCCGGCCCTTGTGTTGTTCGAGGTAGTGCAATGTGGCTTTTTCTTGATGCGTGGCATACCGCATCTGTATCTCAAGGGTACCTGGAAGGCTCTCCGGCACCTCCCGCAGTTTGTACGGCGACGCCGGGAGATCCAGGCCCTACGGGAAGTGGCCGATCGAGACGTACTGAGTGGGGGGCCTCTGTATGTGCGGCCGGCCGGGGGGGGCTTAGGACGGCTGGTTGCTTTCGGTGTCCGCATAGTAAGCCGGCTTTTATCGTATTACTGGCGTCTGGTGCGTCCTCTGCTGGCGAAAAGGACGGTGAAGATCCATGTACCCACCTAG
- a CDS encoding DapH/DapD/GlmU-related protein produces the protein MAMLKLLPFRKRRSNRGLRNGEGRPVRKRGIVRRDTKVRKLLDETGRSRADRYRMLVVGQPGWGALIKYELVMLLSSWVPGVLGLFLRSRLYPLVLGHVGKGVVFGTGVVLRHPHKIVIGDNVVIDDNCLLDAKGATNQGISIGNGVFVGRNTILSCKDGDIRLEDRVNIGFNCEIFSSSRVTVGEGTLLAAYCYLVGGGNYDIAAGAPAFADQEGLESRGIDIGAHCWLGAGVKVMDGVTIGEGAVIGAGAVVRSAIPPRSLAAGVPCRVIRSRKAGGVEKTE, from the coding sequence ATGGCCATGCTGAAGTTGCTTCCTTTCCGTAAGCGCCGGTCTAACAGGGGCCTTCGGAACGGGGAAGGACGGCCGGTTCGCAAAAGGGGAATCGTTCGGCGCGACACCAAGGTTCGCAAGCTGCTGGACGAGACCGGGCGTTCCCGTGCGGACCGGTACAGGATGCTGGTCGTGGGTCAACCCGGCTGGGGAGCGCTGATCAAGTATGAACTCGTCATGCTCCTCAGTAGCTGGGTGCCCGGCGTGCTGGGGCTCTTCCTGCGAAGCAGGCTCTACCCGCTGGTACTGGGCCATGTGGGGAAGGGGGTGGTGTTTGGCACCGGGGTGGTGCTGCGTCACCCGCATAAAATCGTGATCGGGGATAACGTGGTCATCGACGATAACTGTCTGCTGGATGCCAAAGGCGCCACCAACCAGGGCATTTCCATCGGAAACGGTGTGTTCGTGGGGCGCAACACCATCCTCAGTTGCAAGGATGGCGACATCCGTCTGGAAGATCGCGTCAACATCGGGTTCAACTGTGAGATTTTTTCCTCCAGCCGTGTGACGGTCGGGGAGGGGACCCTGCTGGCGGCCTACTGTTACCTGGTCGGCGGAGGAAACTACGATATCGCTGCAGGTGCTCCGGCGTTTGCCGATCAGGAAGGACTGGAGAGCCGCGGTATTGACATCGGGGCGCATTGCTGGCTGGGGGCCGGCGTGAAGGTGATGGACGGGGTTACCATCGGGGAGGGTGCGGTGATCGGGGCCGGGGCTGTGGTTCGCTCGGCCATTCCACCCCGCAGCCTGGCCGCAGGGGTACCGTGCCGCGTCATTCGGTCGAGGAAAGCAGGCGGAGTGGAAAAGACGGAATGA
- a CDS encoding carbamoyltransferase family protein, with product MIILGIADSITSGAAVVIDGRVVAAVNEERLNRCKMCMGFPRRSIAEVMRIAGVEAGDIDQVAVATEHLFWQPDCIPIKDYFREPKGTAREMFLSLGGAFSTVAGNFRLARQAYYEAKRRLTRSRQRKMRDVLRDTFGIEAPVTFHDHHLCHAASAYFTSGFEEATVITQDGAGDGKCSRVYRVRRGTFEHLKDLDSYDSVGNYYAYVTHLCGFKAHRHEGKITGLAAYGEPEYLDLLRRFVAWDGEAIRNTGKCFDHSAIRKLERALPRGFSHENLSASVQVLLEEAVTRYCDYWVRQSGVKQVALAGGVFANVKLNQRVHELPSVEKVFVHPGMGDDGLAVGAALYQHSRVQGYRPEPVLRDVYLGPDFTEKDVGRAMRSAGVRPIPLQDTLERTVARLLAGGKVVARFDGRMEYGPRALGNRTIMYQTTDPTVNDWLNKRLSRTEFMPFAPVTLWEDRALCYEDLEGAEETARFMTITFDCTEAMKRCSPAVVHVDGTARPQLIREEDNPSYYAILKEYKALTGIPSLINTSFNMHEEPIVCTPEEAIQAFMQSKLDALVLGSHLMLAGGEAP from the coding sequence ATGATTATTCTGGGTATCGCCGACAGCATTACCAGCGGAGCTGCCGTCGTAATCGATGGACGCGTCGTGGCAGCAGTGAATGAGGAACGGTTGAATCGCTGCAAGATGTGTATGGGGTTTCCGCGACGCAGCATCGCCGAAGTCATGCGTATTGCCGGTGTGGAAGCCGGGGATATCGACCAGGTGGCGGTGGCCACAGAGCATCTTTTCTGGCAACCCGACTGCATCCCCATCAAGGATTACTTCCGCGAACCCAAGGGCACGGCGCGCGAGATGTTCCTGTCGCTGGGTGGCGCCTTTTCAACGGTAGCAGGTAACTTCAGGCTGGCACGACAGGCCTATTACGAGGCCAAGCGACGCCTTACCCGTTCCCGCCAGCGCAAGATGCGCGACGTGCTTCGTGATACGTTCGGGATCGAGGCGCCGGTCACGTTTCACGATCACCACCTCTGCCACGCTGCCTCGGCCTATTTTACGAGTGGTTTCGAAGAGGCGACGGTCATCACGCAGGATGGCGCGGGGGATGGCAAGTGCTCCCGGGTCTACCGGGTACGGCGGGGCACCTTCGAGCACCTGAAGGATCTGGACAGCTACGATTCGGTGGGGAACTACTACGCCTATGTCACCCACCTGTGTGGATTCAAGGCACACCGGCATGAGGGGAAGATCACGGGGCTGGCCGCCTACGGGGAACCGGAATACCTGGACCTGCTTCGTCGTTTCGTCGCCTGGGACGGCGAGGCGATTCGCAACACCGGAAAGTGCTTCGATCACTCCGCCATCAGGAAGCTGGAGCGTGCCTTACCTCGCGGTTTCTCGCATGAGAACCTGAGTGCCAGCGTGCAGGTGCTGCTGGAGGAGGCCGTAACCCGTTATTGTGACTACTGGGTCCGCCAGTCCGGGGTGAAGCAGGTGGCGCTGGCCGGTGGTGTTTTCGCGAACGTCAAGTTGAACCAGCGTGTTCACGAACTGCCGTCGGTCGAGAAGGTGTTCGTCCATCCCGGCATGGGGGACGACGGGCTCGCGGTGGGGGCTGCGCTGTACCAGCACAGCCGCGTGCAGGGCTACCGGCCGGAACCGGTTCTACGGGACGTTTACCTCGGTCCTGACTTCACAGAGAAGGACGTGGGACGCGCTATGCGTTCGGCCGGCGTGCGCCCGATCCCCTTGCAAGATACGCTGGAGCGTACGGTGGCCCGGTTGCTGGCCGGGGGGAAGGTGGTGGCCCGGTTCGACGGGCGTATGGAATACGGGCCCCGTGCTCTCGGCAACCGCACCATCATGTACCAGACCACCGATCCGACCGTCAATGACTGGCTCAACAAGCGGTTATCACGCACCGAGTTCATGCCCTTTGCGCCCGTGACGCTATGGGAAGACCGGGCCTTATGTTATGAAGACCTGGAGGGAGCGGAGGAGACGGCGCGCTTCATGACCATCACGTTCGATTGCACGGAAGCCATGAAGCGCTGCTCTCCGGCGGTCGTCCATGTCGACGGCACCGCCCGGCCACAGCTGATACGGGAAGAAGACAATCCTTCCTATTATGCCATTTTGAAGGAATACAAGGCCCTCACCGGCATACCCAGCCTGATCAATACCAGCTTCAACATGCACGAGGAACCCATCGTGTGTACGCCGGAGGAAGCCATCCAGGCCTTCATGCAAAGCAAACTGGATGCGCTGGTGCTGGGATCACATCTGATGCTGGCCGGAGGTGAAGCGCCTTGA
- a CDS encoding NAD-dependent epimerase/dehydratase family protein has translation MHPEVTGFAGERVLVTGATGFTGRVLVHRLLTTGARVRAIVRSPARLPDGLRDAVEVYQGNVYDPEVVRASMPGIRYVFHLAACYRNAGAADDEYEKVHVVSTRLLAEAARQQPDFRRFVHVSTVGVHGHVATGLADETAPFQPGDIYQETKLAGEQWVRSWAAQTELPLTVVRPAAILGPGDRRLLKLFKFARRGVFPLLDGHNTRYHLIHVKDLVSCILLCARHPAARGEVYICGNTEPTDVVSMLTQIGTLLGRRVRFVSLPSAPLFLLADGVEWISKRLGIEPILYRRRLAFFTKDRAFDTRKVREHLGFSPRFTNETGIADTVQGYLKAGWL, from the coding sequence ATGCATCCTGAGGTTACCGGTTTTGCAGGGGAACGTGTACTGGTAACCGGGGCAACCGGATTTACAGGGCGAGTTCTGGTACACCGGCTTTTGACGACCGGTGCCAGGGTGCGGGCAATTGTGCGTTCTCCGGCTCGCCTGCCGGATGGACTCCGGGACGCGGTGGAGGTGTACCAGGGCAATGTGTACGATCCCGAGGTTGTGAGGGCCTCAATGCCGGGTATTCGCTACGTGTTTCACCTGGCTGCCTGCTACCGGAACGCTGGCGCCGCCGATGACGAATACGAGAAAGTACATGTTGTCAGTACTCGATTGCTGGCCGAAGCTGCTCGGCAGCAACCCGATTTTCGTCGCTTTGTTCATGTTTCTACGGTCGGTGTGCACGGGCACGTCGCTACCGGACTGGCCGACGAGACAGCACCTTTTCAGCCGGGCGACATCTATCAAGAGACAAAGTTAGCCGGTGAACAATGGGTTCGGAGTTGGGCAGCTCAGACCGAATTGCCCCTGACCGTTGTGCGTCCTGCTGCTATTCTCGGACCGGGGGATCGTCGGTTGCTCAAACTCTTTAAGTTTGCCCGACGTGGGGTCTTTCCCCTGCTCGATGGGCACAATACCCGCTACCACCTGATTCATGTAAAGGATCTGGTTTCGTGCATCCTGCTTTGTGCTCGTCATCCGGCCGCCCGGGGTGAAGTTTACATCTGCGGAAATACTGAGCCGACCGACGTTGTGTCCATGCTCACACAGATCGGTACTTTGCTGGGCAGGCGAGTACGTTTTGTTTCATTGCCGTCGGCACCGCTGTTCCTTCTGGCCGACGGCGTGGAGTGGATCTCCAAGCGTCTGGGTATCGAACCTATCCTGTATCGGCGTCGGCTAGCCTTCTTCACGAAGGACCGTGCCTTCGATACGAGGAAAGTTCGCGAGCACCTGGGTTTTTCTCCGCGTTTTACGAATGAAACGGGTATTGCCGATACGGTGCAGGGATATCTGAAGGCTGGTTGGTTGTGA
- a CDS encoding glycosyltransferase family 4 protein → MKILVVAPQPFYEERGTPIAVDHLVRALTEGGHEVDLVTYPMGQSRAYRGLRIIRTWRLPGLATVSPGFSLAKILYDGLLIGTTLRQLRRECYDCVHAVEEAVFWVRPLARWYGLPFVYDMDSVLSEQLAAAFQVGTRLRGLMQRLERAPIRQAAAVVPVCDALATYAAEQGARHITVLKDISLLEGKSSCGVVEDLRKTYEISGALLLYVGNLERYQGIDLLLEAFKLLADQDSAHLVVIGGKAADVERYRSWCTAQGLTRRVHFTGPRPVAHLQAYLQQADVLVSPRLEGTNTPMKIYSYLHTGIPVVATNLPTHTQVLTDAVAFLCDPTPEAMANTLLEVLRDREHARQRAGRAVDLIEREHSYATFKQRLLTLYAELDALRHAS, encoded by the coding sequence ATGAAGATTCTGGTTGTCGCACCTCAGCCATTCTACGAGGAGCGGGGAACCCCCATCGCGGTAGATCATCTCGTGCGTGCTCTGACGGAGGGGGGGCATGAGGTGGATCTTGTGACGTATCCCATGGGGCAGTCGCGAGCCTACCGGGGACTGCGTATCATCCGGACCTGGCGCCTTCCCGGACTGGCAACCGTATCGCCCGGCTTCAGTCTGGCCAAGATACTCTATGACGGACTTCTGATCGGTACTACACTCCGGCAACTGCGCCGAGAATGCTACGATTGTGTTCATGCCGTCGAAGAAGCTGTCTTCTGGGTACGTCCCCTGGCCCGCTGGTATGGTCTTCCGTTTGTTTACGACATGGATTCGGTGCTGTCTGAGCAACTGGCGGCAGCTTTCCAGGTGGGGACGCGACTGCGCGGGCTGATGCAACGACTGGAGCGGGCACCCATTCGACAGGCCGCAGCGGTGGTTCCCGTATGCGATGCACTGGCAACTTATGCTGCGGAACAGGGGGCCCGGCATATTACTGTTCTTAAAGATATATCCTTGCTGGAAGGAAAATCATCTTGCGGGGTTGTAGAGGATTTGAGGAAGACCTACGAGATTAGCGGTGCGCTTCTTCTCTACGTAGGCAATCTTGAACGGTACCAGGGGATAGATCTTTTGCTGGAGGCATTCAAGTTATTGGCCGATCAGGATTCTGCTCATCTTGTGGTCATCGGTGGCAAAGCGGCTGATGTGGAGCGGTATCGCTCCTGGTGTACAGCGCAGGGACTTACCCGCCGGGTTCATTTTACCGGACCGCGACCGGTTGCTCATTTGCAGGCCTATCTTCAACAGGCTGATGTGCTGGTTTCACCCCGTCTCGAAGGGACGAACACACCGATGAAGATATATTCCTACCTGCATACCGGCATTCCTGTTGTGGCTACCAACCTGCCGACGCATACCCAGGTATTGACCGACGCTGTTGCCTTTTTGTGTGATCCGACGCCGGAGGCCATGGCGAACACCCTGCTGGAAGTGTTGCGGGACCGGGAGCATGCCCGGCAACGTGCCGGCCGGGCTGTGGATCTCATCGAGCGGGAACACAGCTATGCTACCTTCAAGCAGCGGCTACTGACGCTGTATGCCGAACTAGACGCATTGCGCCATGCATCCTGA